A window of Alkalispirochaeta americana contains these coding sequences:
- a CDS encoding MotA/TolQ/ExbB proton channel family protein codes for MIELVQRGGVIIVLIILLSVVGVAIIIERLLYFRKNQGDENTIMKRLEATLAKGNFDEALAICETMPCPITNLMKVGIDHREYSREVIKMAISDAANMEIPQMERFLSTLGTIAHITPLLGLLGTVTGNIQAFGVLGQTGIGTGDPAILAGGISEALLTTAAGIIVAIPAIAFYNYLVSRVNHSIIRLENRVNELVLYLRKE; via the coding sequence ATGATTGAGTTAGTACAGCGAGGAGGCGTGATTATCGTCCTGATCATCCTTCTTTCCGTGGTTGGAGTGGCTATTATCATCGAGCGGCTCCTCTATTTCCGGAAGAACCAGGGTGACGAGAACACGATAATGAAACGCCTTGAGGCAACGCTGGCCAAGGGAAACTTTGACGAGGCCCTGGCAATTTGCGAGACCATGCCCTGTCCCATCACGAATCTCATGAAGGTCGGAATCGATCACCGGGAGTATTCACGGGAAGTGATCAAGATGGCGATCAGTGATGCCGCGAACATGGAAATCCCTCAAATGGAACGGTTTCTCTCGACTCTGGGAACGATCGCTCACATCACACCCCTTCTGGGACTTCTGGGAACGGTGACGGGAAATATCCAGGCCTTTGGAGTGCTGGGGCAGACAGGAATCGGCACGGGCGACCCGGCCATACTCGCCGGAGGAATCTCCGAGGCGCTTCTTACTACGGCGGCGGGAATCATTGTCGCGATTCCGGCTATCGCCTTTTACAATTACCTGGTAAGCCGCGTGAACCACTCCATCATTCGTCTGGAAAACCGGGTGAACGAGCTGGTGCTCTACCTCAGGAAGGAGTGA
- a CDS encoding ExbD/TolR family protein: protein MVHFQRRLQPKVQVDLVPMIDVVFQLVIFFMLSSTLITRTGLDLDLPGARSSQETVSSSVVLSVVSREEIYLGEDRMTLAELEVLLGEKKDEFQDRAISIEADASLPYGTMISVLDVLRLNGFRGANLVAEQIRERHGTD from the coding sequence ATGGTCCATTTTCAGCGACGCCTCCAGCCCAAGGTTCAGGTCGATCTGGTCCCCATGATCGATGTGGTTTTTCAGCTGGTCATCTTTTTCATGCTCTCCAGCACCCTGATCACCCGCACAGGGTTGGATCTGGATCTTCCCGGTGCGAGGAGCTCCCAGGAAACCGTGTCCAGTTCAGTGGTTCTCTCGGTGGTCTCCCGGGAAGAGATTTATCTGGGAGAGGATCGTATGACTCTGGCCGAGCTGGAAGTCCTGCTGGGAGAAAAAAAGGACGAGTTCCAGGACCGGGCGATCTCGATCGAAGCTGACGCATCTCTTCCCTACGGCACGATGATCTCTGTTCTTGACGTATTGCGTTTGAACGGCTTTCGTGGGGCCAACCTGGTGGCGGAGCAAATCCGGGAGCGTCATGGGACCGATTAG
- a CDS encoding energy transducer TonB, whose translation MGPIRLPSSDRARFALALALALVLHGVLFFLFPSLDARDMEVLEPPLYVTFDPLPEVPPQEPSPDPEEEPPPPPPEDLSPESPLQEEEAPEKKDSPPAPPPSPSPPVPADDPPAPPSAPEPAQPDPVPPPPPPPPPPRERSFDPNALREAPAREDAPRVEQEIAELYQWQQEFQETLAAHDQEQQERLSATESLPEQERSALRRSFSEELSRMLAELRQTGEQVVTSADLETPDAVSDQPRDRADSSGISIPAQDRSRDTGSGGRRLRVGGGSPDLQGLALPAGFPPEYPVRVIFSVNARGEVISARLAPPTPSDALNQRIRRAVQEWRFEPSEGSPPVEGSVTIIVETKARQ comes from the coding sequence ATGGGACCGATTAGGCTCCCTTCCTCGGATCGTGCCCGCTTTGCCCTGGCGCTGGCGCTGGCGCTGGTGCTCCACGGGGTGCTCTTTTTTCTCTTTCCTTCTCTCGACGCAAGAGACATGGAGGTTCTGGAGCCCCCTTTGTATGTCACCTTCGATCCTCTTCCGGAGGTTCCGCCCCAGGAGCCTTCTCCCGACCCGGAAGAAGAGCCTCCCCCGCCTCCTCCCGAAGACCTCTCGCCGGAATCTCCCCTCCAGGAAGAAGAGGCTCCCGAAAAAAAGGATTCTCCACCGGCACCTCCGCCATCACCATCGCCACCGGTGCCTGCCGATGATCCGCCGGCACCTCCGTCTGCACCGGAACCGGCGCAGCCTGATCCGGTGCCACCACCGCCACCACCTCCTCCTCCCCCGAGAGAGCGATCCTTCGATCCGAACGCCCTCCGGGAGGCTCCAGCCCGGGAGGACGCACCCCGGGTGGAGCAGGAGATCGCGGAGTTGTACCAGTGGCAACAGGAGTTCCAGGAAACCCTGGCGGCTCATGACCAGGAGCAGCAGGAACGCCTCTCGGCAACGGAAAGCCTCCCCGAGCAGGAAAGATCTGCCCTGCGACGCTCCTTCTCCGAAGAATTGTCGCGCATGCTGGCCGAGCTGCGACAGACGGGGGAGCAGGTGGTCACCTCGGCTGATCTCGAGACCCCTGACGCTGTTTCAGATCAACCCCGGGACCGGGCTGATTCCTCGGGGATATCGATCCCCGCCCAGGATCGTTCCCGGGATACCGGTTCCGGAGGGCGGCGTCTCCGGGTTGGTGGAGGCAGTCCTGACCTGCAAGGGCTTGCACTTCCGGCGGGATTCCCGCCAGAGTACCCGGTACGGGTTATTTTCTCCGTGAACGCCCGGGGAGAGGTAATCTCGGCCCGTTTGGCGCCGCCCACACCCTCGGATGCCTTAAATCAGCGCATCCGCCGGGCGGTGCAGGAATGGCGGTTTGAGCCTTCAGAAGGGTCGCCCCCTGTGGAGGGATCGGTTACAATCATCGTGGAGACAAAGGCAAGACAGTGA
- a CDS encoding HAD family hydrolase gives MTNRVSAVAFDIDGTLYPNSAMYRATALLALRHLRLFRAFGEARKEVRREHHQGPPPRGALAQRTVALTAERLGWTEEKTAGAIGTIIYDRWEQTLKKVSLYPGARELLVWLQDQGVPLGAMSDFPTESKLRILGLEGLWDVAFSSEETETLKPHRAPFDKLAHDLGVPAEEILYVGNSYDYDVLGAASAGMQTAHLTRKPVVAGKADFSFFRFSALREWLEHRVGVSARS, from the coding sequence GTGACAAATAGAGTTTCAGCAGTCGCATTTGATATTGATGGCACCCTCTATCCAAACTCGGCGATGTACCGAGCCACAGCCCTTCTGGCGCTTCGCCACCTTCGCCTGTTTCGGGCCTTTGGCGAGGCAAGAAAAGAGGTTCGTCGGGAGCACCACCAGGGGCCACCACCCCGGGGAGCGTTGGCACAGCGAACGGTGGCACTCACGGCGGAACGGCTCGGTTGGACCGAAGAAAAAACCGCCGGGGCGATCGGGACAATAATCTACGATCGGTGGGAACAAACTCTCAAAAAAGTTTCTCTCTATCCCGGCGCACGGGAACTCCTGGTGTGGCTCCAGGACCAGGGGGTGCCTCTGGGGGCCATGTCGGATTTTCCTACGGAATCAAAGTTGCGCATTCTGGGTCTTGAGGGGCTATGGGATGTAGCCTTCTCTTCGGAGGAGACAGAGACACTCAAACCCCATCGGGCGCCATTTGATAAACTGGCCCATGATCTGGGGGTTCCTGCCGAGGAGATCCTCTACGTAGGAAACAGTTATGATTACGATGTGCTGGGGGCTGCGTCAGCAGGAATGCAAACCGCCCACCTCACCAGAAAACCCGTTGTTGCCGGGAAGGCTGATTTTTCCTTCTTCCGTTTTTCTGCGCTTCGGGAATGGCTGGAACACCGGGTAGGAGTCTCTGCACGATCATGA